In one window of Cheilinus undulatus linkage group 23, ASM1832078v1, whole genome shotgun sequence DNA:
- the LOC121505782 gene encoding NXPE family member 3-like: MDRLEVNLKKPSIIPPKKVASAPPKPGDFCTFKPLFSDTEEERLILDAIAWPQTPPLPSPLLLNQTSDPAHSTFTILPGKGGGKRQIGDQLKVMIRMNDFNGNPKKSGGDVLIARLHNRKLAAGVAGQVVDHLDGSYSAVFTLLWEGSAQVEVTLVHPSEAVTALRRLNREHPNRVIFKNNFRSGSISETTTCNVCLPQTKQTQCNFTDLRTGDPWFCYKPKNLSCDAKINHTKIGYMRVLTADEKKLFQGKVNMKVSIRPSGPASVTVLPKTRGQPRLDEGIEKSGHAGYYYKDVWRSLGGTKVHQFDNASAISQCLRGKMVHLYGDSTIRQWYEYLNVTLPDAKTVNLNSPMQAGPYMMWDQANQILITFRVHSLPLRISALPTSKESYIANNLDTLVGGTNTVVVFGICAHFSTFPIGLYIRRLQSIRKAVVRLLNREPGTLVVIKTGTLTYLHISNVEDNSNWFSIQANRLLKAMFKGLNVHLVDAWDMVTAHNLPHNIHPKRPIIKNMVDVLLSYVSDKTEASCAFNMAKLWCFLFLVLPLSTPHLMGPYS, from the exons ATGGACCGTCTAGAG gttaatttaaaaaaaccctcCATTATCCCCCCGAAGAAAGTGGCCTCTGCTCCTCCAAAGCCTGGTGACTTCTGCACCTTCAAGCCACTGTTTTCAGACACTGAAGAGGAACGCCTAATATTGGACGCCATCGCCTGGCCTCAAACTCCACCTTTGCCCTCTCCTCTTTTATTGAATCAAACGAGCGATCCTGCTCACAGCAccttcaccattcttccagggAAGGGTGGAGGTAAGAGGCAAATAGGAGATCAGCTGAAGGTTATGATACGAATGAACGACTTCAATGGTAACCCGAAGAAGTCTGGAGGAGACGTCTTAATTGCACGGTTGCACAACAGGAAACTCGCTGCAGGTGTTGCCGGGCAAGTGGTGGATCACCTTGATGGCTCCTACTCTGCTGTGTTCACTTTACTCTGGGAAGGAAGTGCACAGGTGGAG GTGACACTTGTTCACCCAAGTGAAGCTGTCACGGCCCTGCGCAGGCTGAACAGAGAACATCCCAACAGGGTTATTTTCAAGAACAACTTCCGCTCAGGCTCCATCTCTGAAACTACCACCTGCAATGTTTGTCTACCTCAAACCAAGCAGACACAATGCAACTTCACTGACCTCCGTACGGGTGATCCTTGGTTCTGCTACAAGCCAAAAAATCTGAGCTGTGATGCCAAGATTAACCACACGAAAATAGGATATATGCGTGTACTCACGGCAGACGAGAAGAAGCTCTTTCAAGG GAAAGTCAACATGAAAGTCTCCATTCGGCCTTCAGGACCTGCCAGTGTCACCGTGTTACCAAAAACGAGAG GGCAGCCCAGGCTCGATGAAGGCATTGAGAAGTCTGGACATGCTGGTTATTACTACAAAGATGTGTGGCGATCACTAGGTGGCACCAAAGTCCACCAATTCGACAATGCTTCTGCCATCAGTCAGTGTCTGAGAGGCAAGATGGTCCACCTGTATGGAGACTCCACAATCAGGCAGTGGTATGAGTACCTCAACGTTACACTACCAG ATGCTAAAACAGTAAACTTGAACAGTCCAATGCAAGCAGGACCTTATATGATGTGGGACCAAGCAAACCAGATTTTGATAACATTCCGTGTCCACAGTCTTCCTCTTCGAATCAGCGCATTGCCAACCAGCAAGGAGAGTTACATTGCCAATAACCTCGATACGCTGGTTGGTGGTACGAACACGGTCGTAGTTTTTGGCATCTGCGCCCACTTCAGCACTTTCCCAATTGGACTCTATATCAGACGACTTCAGAGCATCCGCAAGGCAGTGGTCCGTCTGTTGAATAGAGAGCCAGGCACGCTGGTGGTCATCAAGACTGGGACCCTTACATATCTGCACATTTCGAATGTGGAAGACAACAGTAACTGGTTCTCAATTCAGGCGAACAGGTTGCTCAAGGCTATGTTCAAAGGACTTAATGTACATCTGGTGGACGCCTGGGATATGGTCACGGCCCACAACCTGCCACACAACATACACCCGAAACGTCCCATCATTAAGAATATGGTTGACGTTCTCTTGTCCTACGTAAGTGACAAAACAGAAGCCAGCTGTGCATTTAACATGGCGAAATTGTggtgttttctatttttagtaCTGCCCTTATCAACCCCTCACTTGATGGGGCCTTACAGCTAA